From a single Papaver somniferum cultivar HN1 unplaced genomic scaffold, ASM357369v1 unplaced-scaffold_133, whole genome shotgun sequence genomic region:
- the LOC113333710 gene encoding 7-hydroxymethyl chlorophyll a reductase, chloroplastic-like — MASLFLPVFSSIISASSSSSSPSSPPPKQVKLREDWRNRSKPIPPGGTYPAKDQCSKCGLCDTYYIAHVKNACAFLGDGMSRIEGLEPVVHGRGRDEDSLDETYLGVHEELLYARKTEPVEGAQWTGIVTTIAIEMLKANMVDAVICVQSDPEDRFTPRPVLARTPEEVLAAKGVKPTLSPNLNTLALVEAAGVNRLLFCGVGCQVQALRSVEQHLNLEELYVLGTNCVDNGTREGLEKFLNAASTEPETVLHYEFMQDYKVHLKHLDGHIEEVPYFCLPANDLVDVIAPSCYSCFDYTNGLADLVVGYMGVPKYSGVSMPKHPQYITVRNQRGKKMLNLVKNLLEITPTISTGDRRPFVMETVKADDAAKMGKGPSQPAPKFVGNLIAFILNLIGPKGLEFARYSLDYHTIRNYLYVNRTWGKQRADKHMPSYAKKIVDRYNKNGEIDRFLSNN, encoded by the exons ATGGCTTCTTTGTTTCTCCCTGTTTTCTCCTCAATTATATctgcttcatcctcttcttcttctccatcatcaccaccaccaaaacaAG TTAAATTGAGAGAAGATTGGAGAAACCGTTCAAAACCTATACCTCCTGGTGGTACTTATCCTGCTAAAGATCAGTGCAg TAAATGTGGATTATGCGATACTTATTACATCGCTCATGTGAAGAATGCTTGTGCTTTCTTAGGCGATGGCATGTCTAGAATTGAA GGTTTGGAACCTGTGGTTCATGGTAGAGGGAGGGATGAAGACTCACTTGATGAAACTTATTTAGGGGTTCACGAGGAATTGTTATATGCTCGTAAAACTGAGCCTGTTGAAG GAGCACAGTGGACAGGGATAGTGACAACCATCGCGATAGAGATGTTGAAAGCAAACATGGTTGATGCTGTGATTTGTGTGCAGAG TGACCCAGAGGACAGATTTACTCCTAGGCCTGTCTTAGCCAG GACGCCAGAAGAAGTGCTGGCGGCAAAAGGTGTAAAGCCAACACTATCTCCTAACTTAAACACGCTTGCCCTTGTAGAG GCCGCAGGTGTAAATCGGCTTCTTTTTTGCGGTGTGGGTTGCCAAGTGCAAG CATTAAGATCTGTAGAGCAACATTTGAACTTAGAAGAGCTTTACGTGCTTGGCACGAATTGTG TGGATAATGGAACTAGGGAGGGCCTGGAGAAGTTTCTTAATGCTGCTAGCACTGAGCCGGAAACAGTTCTTCATTATGAATTTATGCAAGATTACAAG GTACACTTGAAGCATTTGGATGGCCACATCGAAGAG GTTCCTTATTTCTGTCTACCAGCAAATGACTTAGTTGATGTTATTGCCCCGTCTTGCTATAG CTGCTTTGACTACACAAATGGGTTAGCA GATTTGGTGGTGGGATACATGGGTGTTCCTAAGTATTCAGGAGTAAGCATGCCAAAGCATCCACAGTATATAACGGTCAG AAACCAACGCGGTAAGAAAATGCTTAATCTGGTAAAGAATCTATTGGAGATTACACCTACAATCAGCACT GGTGATCGCCGCCCATTTGTCATGGAGACAGTTAAAGCTGATGATGCTGCAAAAATGG GGAAAGGCCCTTCTCAACCTGCGCCTAAGTTTGTTGGGAATCTAATCGCGTTTATTCTTAACTTG ATTGGTCCAAAAGGTTTGGAATTTGCGCGTTATTCGTTGGATTACCATACAATACGTAACTATTTGTATGTAAACCGCACTTGGGGAAAACAAAG AGCTGATAAACATATGCCTTCATATGCCAAAAAGATTGTAGATCGGTACAATAAAAATGGGGAGATTGATCGGTTTCTCTCCAACAACTAA